Proteins from a single region of Leptolyngbya sp. CCY15150:
- the recA gene encoding recombinase RecA → MAKTPDESSERLKALNITLTQIERSFGKGAIMRLGDAARMKVETIPSGALTLDLALGGGIPKGRVVEIYGPESSGKTTVALHVLAEVQKQGGIAAFVDAEHALDPIYASNLGVDIDNLLVAQPDTGEAGLEIVDQLVRSNAVDLVVVDSVAALVPRAEIEGEMGDTHVGLQARLMSQALRKITGSIGKTGCTVIFLNQLRQKIGISYGNPEVTTGGNALKFYASVRMDIRRIQTLKKGTEEYGIRAKVKIAKNKVAPPFRIAEFDIIFGQGISALGCLVDLAEENNILTRRGAWYSYNGDNISQGRDNAIKYLEDNPDFAKSLDLQLRQHLEINQADKKPSTEPVVAVVEDSDQPELPEEVGVAENGKAASRSSKKK, encoded by the coding sequence ATGGCCAAAACTCCTGACGAAAGCTCCGAAAGACTCAAAGCTTTGAACATTACGCTAACCCAAATCGAGCGCAGCTTTGGTAAGGGCGCGATCATGCGGTTGGGTGATGCTGCCCGGATGAAGGTGGAAACCATTCCCAGTGGAGCGTTAACCCTAGACTTAGCCCTAGGAGGCGGTATTCCCAAGGGGCGGGTCGTTGAGATTTATGGCCCAGAAAGCTCCGGTAAGACGACGGTAGCGCTGCATGTGTTGGCTGAAGTGCAAAAACAGGGCGGCATTGCTGCCTTTGTGGATGCAGAGCACGCCCTGGATCCCATCTATGCCTCAAATTTAGGCGTCGATATTGATAACCTTCTCGTTGCCCAACCCGATACCGGGGAAGCTGGACTAGAAATTGTCGATCAGCTTGTGCGCTCCAATGCGGTTGATCTAGTGGTGGTGGATTCCGTGGCTGCTCTAGTGCCCCGGGCTGAAATTGAAGGGGAAATGGGAGATACCCATGTGGGTCTCCAGGCTCGGTTGATGAGTCAGGCGCTGCGTAAAATTACGGGCAGTATTGGTAAGACGGGCTGCACGGTAATTTTTCTCAACCAGTTGCGCCAAAAAATTGGTATCTCCTACGGTAATCCTGAGGTGACCACAGGGGGGAACGCGCTGAAGTTTTACGCTTCCGTGCGCATGGATATTCGCCGCATCCAAACCTTGAAGAAGGGCACCGAAGAGTATGGCATCCGTGCCAAGGTGAAGATTGCTAAGAATAAAGTGGCTCCGCCTTTCCGAATTGCGGAGTTTGACATTATTTTCGGTCAGGGAATTTCGGCCCTAGGCTGCTTGGTGGATCTAGCGGAGGAGAACAATATCCTGACGCGGCGCGGTGCTTGGTATAGCTACAACGGCGACAATATCAGCCAAGGCCGAGACAATGCGATCAAGTATTTGGAAGACAATCCCGACTTCGCCAAGAGCTTGGATCTGCAACTGCGTCAGCACCTAGAAATTAATCAAGCAGACAAAAAGCCGTCTACGGAGCCGGTTGTTGCCGTAGTGGAAGACTCGGATCAGCCAGAATTGCCCGAGGAAGTTGGGGTGGCGGAAAATGGTAAGGCGGCTAGCCGTTCTTCTAAGAAGAAGTAG
- the rsmH gene encoding 16S rRNA (cytosine(1402)-N(4))-methyltransferase RsmH — protein sequence MDAMNDLGAETPDFVHIPVLSRELIEGIGVQAGGHYLDATVGGGGHSQLILAVPETRVTGIDQDAQAIAAAQERLAEYGDRFQTWHGNFAQFDPGTLQFDGIIADLGVSSAQFDIPERGFSFRHEAPLDMRMDQRQSLTAAEVINTWDEKPLANAIYLYGEERRSRQIARRIVERRPFETTTALAEAIAYSVPKAYRYGRIHPATRTFQALRIVVNRELESLETLLAIAPHWLKPGGRIGIISFHSLEDRLVKHTLRNTESLKVLTKKPIIPQEDEVDVNVRSRSAKLRLAQKQLTT from the coding sequence ATGGACGCGATGAATGACCTAGGAGCTGAAACTCCTGATTTTGTGCATATTCCCGTGTTAAGCCGAGAACTGATCGAGGGGATCGGCGTGCAGGCAGGCGGGCATTATTTAGATGCGACGGTGGGCGGCGGTGGTCATAGTCAACTCATCCTTGCGGTACCCGAAACCCGAGTGACCGGCATTGATCAAGACGCCCAAGCGATCGCGGCTGCCCAGGAACGATTAGCCGAGTATGGCGATCGCTTTCAGACGTGGCATGGCAACTTTGCTCAGTTTGATCCTGGAACCCTGCAGTTTGATGGCATTATTGCCGACCTTGGGGTGAGCTCCGCCCAGTTTGATATTCCTGAGCGCGGCTTTAGCTTTCGCCATGAAGCCCCCTTGGATATGCGCATGGATCAACGGCAGTCCCTAACGGCGGCCGAGGTTATCAACACATGGGATGAAAAGCCGCTGGCCAATGCCATCTATCTCTATGGAGAAGAACGGCGATCGCGCCAAATTGCCCGCCGAATTGTCGAGCGCCGCCCCTTTGAAACCACCACAGCACTAGCCGAAGCGATCGCCTACTCCGTCCCCAAAGCCTATCGCTACGGTCGCATCCATCCTGCCACCCGCACCTTTCAGGCCCTGCGGATTGTGGTGAACCGAGAACTGGAGTCCTTGGAGACCTTGCTGGCGATCGCTCCCCACTGGCTCAAACCCGGCGGTCGCATCGGCATCATCAGCTTCCACAGCCTAGAAGATCGGCTGGTGAAACATACCCTGCGCAACACCGAGAGCCTGAAAGTGCTCACCAAAAAACCGATCATTCCCCAGGAAGATGAAGTGGACGTGAACGTGCGATCGCGGTCTGCCAAGCTGCGTCTTGCCCAAAAGCAATTGACCACGTAA
- a CDS encoding NAD(P)H-quinone oxidoreductase subunit H — protein MAMIETKTEPMVINMGPHHPSMHGVLRLIVTLDGEDVVDCEPVIGYLHRGMEKIAENRTNVMFVPYVSRWDYAAGMFNEAITVNAPERLADIEVPKRASYIRVIMLELNRIANHLLWLGPFLADVGAQTPFFYIFREREMIYDLWEAATGMRLINNNYFRIGGVAADLPYGWVDKCEDFCDYFLPKVDEYERLITNNPIFRRRIEGIGTITRDEAIAWGLSGPMLRGSGVKWDLRKVDHYECYDDFDWDVQWETAGDCFARYIIRVREMRESVKIIRQALKGLPGGPYENLEAKRIAEGPKSEWNGFDYQFIGKKIPPTFKIPAGEHYVRMESGKGELGIYIIGEDNVFPWRWKIRAADFNNLQILPHLLKGVKVADIMAILGSIDVIMGSVDR, from the coding sequence ATGGCAATGATCGAAACAAAAACCGAACCCATGGTGATCAACATGGGGCCCCACCATCCGTCTATGCACGGGGTGTTGCGCCTCATTGTCACCCTGGACGGTGAAGACGTGGTGGACTGCGAACCCGTGATTGGGTACCTGCACCGAGGCATGGAAAAAATCGCGGAAAACCGCACCAACGTCATGTTTGTGCCCTACGTCAGTCGTTGGGACTACGCGGCGGGGATGTTCAATGAAGCCATTACGGTGAATGCGCCGGAGCGCTTGGCCGATATTGAAGTACCTAAACGAGCCAGCTACATCCGGGTGATCATGCTGGAGCTGAACCGGATTGCTAACCACCTGCTCTGGCTTGGCCCATTTCTAGCCGACGTGGGTGCTCAGACGCCCTTTTTCTATATCTTCCGTGAGCGGGAGATGATCTACGACCTGTGGGAAGCTGCTACCGGAATGCGGTTGATTAACAACAACTATTTCCGTATTGGTGGCGTAGCGGCAGACTTGCCCTACGGCTGGGTTGATAAGTGTGAAGACTTTTGTGACTACTTCCTGCCCAAGGTAGACGAGTACGAACGTTTGATTACCAACAACCCGATTTTCCGTCGCCGGATTGAAGGTATTGGTACGATCACGCGGGATGAAGCGATCGCTTGGGGTCTATCCGGGCCGATGCTGCGCGGATCGGGCGTGAAGTGGGATCTGCGTAAGGTAGATCACTACGAATGCTACGACGATTTTGATTGGGACGTGCAGTGGGAAACCGCTGGAGACTGCTTTGCCCGCTACATCATCCGCGTGCGGGAAATGCGAGAATCCGTGAAGATCATTCGCCAAGCTCTTAAGGGTTTGCCGGGTGGCCCTTATGAAAACCTAGAAGCCAAGCGGATTGCTGAAGGTCCTAAGTCTGAATGGAACGGATTTGACTATCAATTTATTGGTAAGAAAATTCCCCCCACCTTCAAGATTCCTGCCGGGGAACATTACGTTCGCATGGAAAGCGGCAAGGGCGAGCTGGGGATCTATATCATCGGAGAGGACAATGTCTTTCCCTGGCGCTGGAAGATCCGGGCGGCGGACTTCAATAACCTACAAATCTTGCCCCATCTGCTCAAGGGCGTGAAGGTGGCAGATATTATGGCCATCCTGGGCAGCATCGACGTGATCATGGGATCGGTCGATCGCTAG
- a CDS encoding class I SAM-dependent methyltransferase gives MSASPQPYLSSNPHLVQLLADHILASPQQRITFADYMDWVLYHPQHGYYSRYAEKIGAQGDFVTSPHMGRDFGELLAVQVVQLWHHLDRPQPFHLVEMGAGQGLLAHDVLRYLADHHPDCFQVLEYGIVEKSPALIAEQRQRLGAIASSGTVRWYTWDEIPPQSLVGCCLSNELVDAFPVHLVETQQQQLREVYVALGSSTDDLPQFVEQLGDLSSDRLRTYFETLGIDITHPPYPDGYRTEVNLAAQDWLHTVAQRLQRGYLLTIDYGYTAQRYYAPTRSGGTLQCYYHHAHHSDPYRYIGQQDLTAHVNFTDLERHGATVGLETLGFTQQGLLLMALGLGDRLALLSNPATVPDVQTLFQRRESLHALMNPMGLGNFGVLIQSKGLTDVERQKPLQGLHHPPL, from the coding sequence ATGTCTGCTTCACCCCAACCCTATCTCTCCTCCAATCCCCACTTGGTGCAACTGCTTGCAGACCATATTCTGGCGAGTCCTCAGCAGCGGATCACCTTTGCTGACTATATGGACTGGGTACTCTACCATCCCCAGCATGGCTACTACAGCCGTTATGCCGAAAAAATTGGTGCCCAGGGCGATTTTGTCACCTCTCCCCACATGGGTCGTGATTTTGGCGAACTCTTGGCGGTGCAGGTGGTGCAACTGTGGCACCATCTCGATCGCCCTCAGCCGTTTCACCTTGTAGAAATGGGTGCGGGTCAGGGTTTACTGGCCCATGATGTTTTACGGTATCTGGCCGATCACCATCCAGATTGCTTCCAGGTATTGGAGTATGGAATTGTGGAAAAATCGCCGGCGCTGATTGCCGAACAGCGGCAGCGGCTAGGGGCGATCGCCTCCTCCGGTACCGTGCGCTGGTATACCTGGGATGAGATTCCTCCCCAGTCTCTCGTCGGCTGCTGTTTGTCCAATGAACTGGTCGATGCCTTTCCGGTACATCTGGTGGAAACCCAGCAGCAGCAGCTACGGGAAGTCTACGTGGCCTTGGGTTCATCGACCGATGACCTGCCCCAGTTTGTGGAACAGCTCGGTGACCTATCCAGCGATCGCCTCCGTACCTACTTCGAGACCTTGGGGATCGACATCACCCACCCACCCTATCCTGATGGGTATCGCACCGAGGTGAACCTAGCCGCCCAAGATTGGCTGCATACCGTGGCTCAACGTTTACAGCGCGGCTATTTGCTGACGATTGACTATGGCTACACCGCCCAGCGCTACTATGCTCCCACCCGCAGCGGCGGCACCTTGCAATGCTACTACCACCACGCCCACCATTCCGATCCCTATCGCTATATTGGACAGCAGGATCTCACCGCCCATGTTAACTTTACGGATCTAGAGCGCCATGGTGCAACGGTTGGTCTGGAAACATTGGGATTCACGCAGCAAGGTTTACTATTGATGGCCCTGGGATTGGGCGATCGCCTTGCCCTCCTCTCAAATCCAGCCACCGTGCCTGACGTGCAGACCCTATTTCAGCGTCGCGAGTCCCTCCATGCCTTGATGAATCCTATGGGGCTGGGCAACTTTGGTGTTTTGATCCAAAGTAAGGGATTGACCGATGTTGAGCGCCAAAAGCCCCTGCAAGGGCTGCACCATCCACCGCTCTAG
- a CDS encoding transglutaminase family protein encodes MRYKITHLTTYTYDRPVRLDAHVVRLRPRTDAAQSLTQFSLEITPRPIGLSDNSDLDGHSSLKAWFSDQPIHRLELQTLSVVETYRDNPFNFILEPWAASLPINYPSRLSSQLQPYWVGHFIPTPGILDPMATELGQSMWEMTQGNTINFLTELNQRIYHHSSYILRETGDPYPPSVTWQKKLGSCRDLTVLFMAVCRSVGLAARFVSGYHEGDPENPDAHLHAWAEVYLPGAGWRGYDPTYGLAVGDRYIALAAAPFPQEAAPVAGALQPGFQAQVDMSYDLTIQALEPAESMLSPVQLQSL; translated from the coding sequence GTGCGATACAAAATTACCCATCTCACCACCTACACCTACGATCGCCCCGTGCGGCTCGATGCCCATGTGGTTCGACTACGCCCCCGCACGGATGCGGCCCAAAGTCTCACCCAGTTTTCCCTGGAAATCACGCCTCGCCCCATCGGTCTTTCTGACAATAGTGACCTCGATGGACATTCCAGCCTCAAGGCTTGGTTTTCAGATCAGCCTATCCATCGCTTAGAGCTACAGACCCTATCGGTGGTGGAAACCTATCGCGATAATCCCTTCAACTTCATTCTCGAACCCTGGGCAGCATCCTTGCCCATTAACTATCCCAGCCGCTTGTCTAGCCAGCTTCAGCCCTACTGGGTCGGGCATTTCATTCCCACACCCGGCATCCTCGATCCCATGGCAACGGAGCTAGGCCAGTCCATGTGGGAGATGACCCAAGGCAATACCATCAACTTTTTGACCGAGCTGAATCAGCGTATCTATCACCACAGCAGCTATATTCTGCGGGAAACGGGGGATCCCTATCCTCCTAGCGTCACCTGGCAGAAAAAGCTGGGCTCTTGCCGAGATCTGACGGTGCTATTTATGGCGGTTTGTCGGTCGGTGGGGTTGGCGGCGCGGTTTGTCAGTGGCTATCACGAAGGCGATCCCGAGAATCCCGATGCCCATCTGCACGCTTGGGCGGAGGTGTATTTACCGGGAGCGGGCTGGCGGGGCTATGATCCAACCTATGGGCTGGCCGTGGGCGATCGCTACATTGCCTTAGCAGCCGCCCCTTTTCCCCAGGAAGCTGCACCCGTGGCAGGCGCTCTCCAACCTGGTTTTCAGGCTCAGGTAGACATGAGCTATGACCTGACGATCCAGGCTCTAGAGCCGGCTGAGTCGATGCTCTCGCCTGTCCAGCTTCAGTCGCTCTAA
- a CDS encoding PhzF family phenazine biosynthesis protein has translation MGQSVIQVDAFTDTPFQGNPAAVCILSAPQDDQWMQGIAKEMNLSETAFLIPQDSGFHLRWFTPTMEVPLCGHATLASAHVLWSEGYLDPSLSAEFYTQSGTLTARKLDNWIELNFPANPLKPLIRIPAGLEDALGAAVHTVMKNTSGGYLVEVASEAAVRQLHPSASHLLQASISDVIVTSQADPDSGFDIVSRYFAPGLGIDEDPVTGSAHCCLAPYWRDRLQKDTLLAYQASARGGIVKVHYDGGDRVQLLGQAVTVLRGEWSI, from the coding sequence ATGGGACAGTCTGTAATTCAGGTTGATGCATTTACCGATACCCCTTTTCAAGGCAATCCAGCGGCAGTCTGCATTTTGTCTGCACCTCAAGACGATCAGTGGATGCAGGGGATTGCCAAGGAAATGAACCTCTCAGAAACAGCGTTTCTGATCCCCCAAGACAGCGGCTTCCATTTGCGCTGGTTCACGCCCACCATGGAAGTACCGCTCTGTGGTCATGCCACCCTAGCCAGTGCCCATGTCCTTTGGTCGGAGGGATATCTCGATCCATCCTTATCGGCGGAGTTTTACACCCAAAGCGGCACCTTGACCGCCCGTAAGCTAGACAACTGGATTGAACTCAACTTTCCAGCCAATCCATTAAAACCCCTGATCCGTATTCCAGCCGGTTTAGAAGACGCTCTGGGGGCCGCCGTCCATACGGTCATGAAAAATACCTCGGGAGGCTATCTCGTGGAGGTTGCCTCAGAGGCGGCGGTGCGTCAGCTCCACCCAAGCGCCAGCCATCTGCTGCAGGCCAGCATTTCCGACGTGATTGTCACCAGCCAAGCCGATCCCGACTCCGGCTTTGATATTGTCTCTCGCTACTTTGCGCCAGGGTTGGGCATTGATGAAGATCCGGTCACCGGTTCGGCCCACTGCTGCCTAGCCCCCTACTGGCGCGATCGCCTCCAAAAAGACACCCTCTTGGCCTATCAAGCTTCAGCGCGCGGGGGCATCGTCAAAGTTCACTACGACGGCGGTGATCGCGTGCAGTTGCTAGGTCAGGCCGTCACCGTCCTGCGCGGCGAGTGGTCTATTTAG
- a CDS encoding isoprenylcysteine carboxylmethyltransferase family protein has translation MKFFTDWGFTAESWRGRRGEYWVLMQGLLMVGFVLVPVYGPTLPPALSVGLKAIALGLALFALVLLGKGLVDLGQSLTPLPYPREDGQLIQTGMYGIVRHCLYSGIVLLAIAFTLWQGSLSHLAATLVLFFFFDLKARKEEAWLTDKYPDYPAYQQRVKKLLPWIY, from the coding sequence ATGAAATTCTTCACAGACTGGGGCTTCACAGCAGAGAGCTGGCGAGGAAGGCGGGGTGAATATTGGGTGCTGATGCAGGGGCTGCTGATGGTGGGCTTTGTTCTCGTGCCTGTCTATGGGCCAACCCTTCCCCCCGCCCTAAGTGTTGGCCTCAAAGCGATCGCCCTCGGGCTTGCTCTGTTCGCCTTGGTACTCTTGGGAAAAGGGCTCGTGGACTTGGGGCAAAGCCTCACCCCCCTGCCCTATCCCCGCGAGGATGGTCAACTGATTCAAACCGGCATGTATGGCATCGTGCGCCATTGCTTGTATAGCGGCATTGTGCTGCTGGCGATCGCCTTTACCCTGTGGCAGGGTAGCTTGTCCCATCTAGCGGCCACCCTCGTGCTCTTCTTCTTTTTTGACCTCAAGGCTCGCAAGGAAGAAGCCTGGTTGACTGACAAATATCCTGACTACCCGGCCTATCAACAGCGGGTTAAAAAACTGCTGCCTTGGATCTACTAA
- a CDS encoding aldo/keto reductase — translation MQTLTLGSTPITVPALGIGTWAWGDRFFWSYGNDYDDGQLRDAFKAAVQAGINFFDTAEIYGFGESERLLGQFLQEIDQPVYIATKYFPLPWRFNAGFVADALTASLKRLQLPTVDLYQVHWPFDFFMGQPTLMDALADEVQQGRVKAVGVSNYSAEQLKQAQELLAKRDVPLAVNQVQYSLLARQIEQNGVMSTARDLGITILAYSPLAQGLLTGKYATDTDTKPLGARRIDPRFSPKGLAKLDPVVAALRDIAQSNDRTPAQVALNWLVAQGNVVPIPGAKNAQQAQQNAGALGWQLNESDRQRLAEVTQDWA, via the coding sequence ATGCAGACCCTAACACTTGGTTCCACCCCGATCACCGTGCCGGCTCTAGGCATTGGTACCTGGGCCTGGGGCGATCGCTTTTTTTGGTCCTACGGCAACGACTACGACGACGGTCAGCTACGAGACGCCTTCAAGGCGGCCGTGCAGGCGGGCATCAATTTTTTTGACACCGCTGAAATCTATGGCTTTGGTGAATCGGAACGGCTACTGGGGCAATTTCTCCAAGAGATCGACCAGCCAGTTTATATTGCCACCAAATACTTTCCCCTGCCCTGGCGCTTCAATGCAGGCTTTGTCGCCGATGCCCTCACCGCCAGCCTCAAGCGTTTGCAGTTGCCCACGGTGGATCTCTATCAAGTTCACTGGCCCTTCGACTTTTTCATGGGACAACCCACGCTCATGGATGCCCTAGCGGATGAGGTGCAGCAGGGACGCGTTAAGGCCGTAGGCGTGAGCAACTATTCTGCCGAGCAACTGAAGCAGGCCCAGGAACTATTGGCCAAACGGGACGTGCCCCTAGCTGTGAACCAGGTGCAGTATTCCCTCCTGGCTCGACAAATTGAGCAGAATGGCGTCATGTCCACAGCTCGGGATCTCGGGATCACTATCCTGGCCTACAGTCCCCTAGCCCAGGGGCTGCTCACCGGCAAGTACGCCACGGATACCGACACCAAACCCCTAGGCGCACGTCGCATCGATCCGCGCTTTAGCCCCAAGGGTTTAGCCAAACTCGATCCGGTCGTGGCTGCGTTGAGAGACATTGCCCAAAGCAACGATCGCACCCCGGCCCAAGTCGCCCTCAATTGGCTCGTCGCCCAGGGGAATGTGGTGCCGATTCCCGGAGCCAAAAATGCTCAGCAGGCCCAGCAAAATGCCGGAGCCCTGGGTTGGCAGCTCAACGAAAGCGATCGCCAACGTCTAGCCGAAGTGACTCAGGATTGGGCATGA
- a CDS encoding HEAT repeat domain-containing protein, with product MSQLSLEQISEHLDSDNARDRMVALANLRTVDAELAVPLIKKVLADQNLQIRSMAVFALGIKQTDECFPILVRMLETDPDYSIRAAAAGALGYLEDPRAFEPLMRTFYEDTDWLVRFSTAVSLGNLKDPRAHDVLMQALSSHEIVLQQAAIAALGEIRDLSAVDRLLDFVQSEDWLVRQRLAEALGNLPTPKSVSALQYLERDTHTNVATAAMIALRRWRDSGELDQLITTSADD from the coding sequence ATGAGTCAGCTTAGCCTAGAGCAAATTTCTGAGCATTTAGATAGTGATAATGCCCGCGATCGCATGGTGGCCTTGGCCAACTTGCGGACGGTGGATGCGGAGTTGGCGGTACCTTTGATCAAAAAAGTATTAGCCGATCAAAATTTACAAATTCGTTCCATGGCCGTGTTTGCTTTGGGCATTAAGCAAACCGATGAATGTTTCCCCATTTTGGTGCGAATGTTGGAAACTGATCCCGACTACAGCATTCGGGCAGCGGCGGCGGGGGCCCTGGGCTATCTGGAAGATCCCCGAGCGTTTGAACCGCTGATGCGCACCTTTTATGAAGACACTGATTGGCTAGTGCGGTTTAGTACGGCGGTGTCCTTAGGGAATCTCAAGGATCCTCGGGCCCATGACGTTTTGATGCAGGCGCTGTCGAGCCACGAAATTGTCTTACAACAGGCGGCGATCGCTGCCCTGGGTGAGATTCGCGATCTGAGCGCGGTGGATCGGCTGCTGGACTTTGTGCAGTCGGAAGACTGGCTGGTGCGTCAACGGTTGGCGGAAGCGCTGGGGAATCTGCCGACGCCCAAGAGTGTCTCGGCGTTGCAATATCTGGAGCGAGATACCCATACCAATGTGGCCACGGCGGCCATGATTGCCCTGCGGCGCTGGCGAGACAGTGGTGAATTGGATCAACTGATCACGACATCTGCCGACGATTAG
- a CDS encoding LD-carboxypeptidase → MKPCTPPPPLQPGDKLCVVSPSGALRETAAFHAGLDLWRSQGYRVEPVPGYDARWGYLAGTDAQRRQQLWQALDDPDCRGILCARGGYGGARLLEAWQWPSQLTPKWLIGFSDITALLWSLAQQQISGVHGPLLTTLGSEPAWSVDRLFDWVRGGSLRPIHGQGWGGGTAQGLLLPANLTVATHLLGTAVQLDLSGVILALEDVSEAPYRIDRMLTQWRMMGLLSQVKGIALGRFSQCDPPPAIPSFTVAEVLRDRLGDLGIPIVSDLPFGHDGENAALPVGLPCHLDGDRGRLDMLSDRS, encoded by the coding sequence ATGAAACCCTGCACCCCGCCACCGCCGCTGCAACCAGGCGATAAGCTCTGTGTCGTATCTCCCAGCGGAGCCCTACGAGAAACCGCTGCCTTCCATGCCGGACTTGACCTCTGGCGATCCCAAGGCTATCGCGTGGAGCCGGTACCAGGCTACGATGCTCGCTGGGGCTACCTGGCCGGCACCGATGCCCAACGGCGACAACAGCTATGGCAGGCCCTCGATGATCCAGACTGCCGAGGGATTCTCTGTGCGCGGGGTGGCTATGGGGGAGCGCGGCTGTTGGAGGCCTGGCAATGGCCCAGCCAGCTAACGCCCAAATGGTTGATTGGCTTTTCCGACATCACCGCCCTGCTCTGGAGCCTGGCCCAGCAGCAGATTTCTGGCGTCCATGGGCCATTGTTGACCACCCTAGGATCGGAGCCGGCTTGGTCAGTCGATCGCCTCTTCGACTGGGTACGGGGAGGTAGCCTACGGCCTATTCACGGACAAGGCTGGGGCGGTGGAACGGCTCAGGGATTATTGCTGCCCGCCAACCTCACCGTGGCCACCCACCTGCTGGGAACCGCCGTGCAACTCGATCTATCCGGCGTCATCCTAGCGCTGGAGGACGTATCAGAAGCGCCCTACCGCATCGATCGCATGTTGACCCAGTGGCGGATGATGGGTTTGCTATCCCAGGTCAAGGGCATTGCCCTAGGTCGCTTCAGCCAATGTGATCCCCCGCCAGCCATCCCTAGCTTCACCGTTGCTGAAGTGCTACGCGATCGCCTCGGTGACCTAGGCATTCCCATCGTTTCCGACCTGCCCTTTGGCCACGATGGCGAGAATGCGGCCCTGCCCGTGGGGCTCCCCTGTCATCTGGATGGCGATCGCGGCCGGTTAGACATGCTTAGCGACCGAAGCTAA
- a CDS encoding glycosyltransferase family 4 protein produces MVNPCRSLHLLLVSTPVGPLGSGLGGGVELTLQNIAQALTQRGHQITILAPTGSSLGDFEVIPVAGKLQPLAQNQERDAAITLPAKSVLGAMWQQAKLLAPQYDVLVNFAYDWLPFYLTPWFDRPIAHLVSMASLTDAMDDAIAQVVAHYPHTVAVHSLAQAETFSFGDRCRCLGNGLDLSHYRFVAEPDTYLGWVGRIAPEKGIEDAIAAADQSHLSLKVWGAMPDPDYWQQVCRTYPNADVSYQGFLSTAELQAQLGQCRGLLVTPRWVEAFGNVVIEALACGVPVIAYRRGGPAEIVSHGQTGWVVEPDSVEALVEAIARLPELDRHRCRQAAEEHYSLAALGARVEDWLQTILEG; encoded by the coding sequence ATGGTAAATCCTTGCCGATCGCTTCATCTTTTATTGGTCTCCACGCCGGTTGGGCCACTGGGCTCCGGGCTGGGCGGTGGCGTCGAACTCACCCTACAGAATATCGCCCAGGCCCTCACCCAGCGCGGCCATCAGATCACCATCCTGGCTCCCACGGGCTCTAGCCTGGGAGACTTCGAGGTCATACCGGTTGCGGGCAAGCTGCAGCCCCTGGCCCAAAACCAGGAACGGGATGCAGCCATTACCCTACCCGCCAAGTCCGTGCTCGGTGCCATGTGGCAGCAAGCCAAGCTCTTGGCACCTCAGTATGATGTGCTGGTGAATTTTGCCTACGATTGGCTGCCCTTTTACCTCACCCCCTGGTTTGATCGCCCCATTGCCCACTTGGTGAGCATGGCCTCCCTCACCGACGCCATGGATGACGCGATCGCCCAGGTCGTGGCCCACTATCCCCACACCGTTGCCGTCCATAGCTTGGCCCAGGCAGAAACCTTTAGCTTTGGCGATCGCTGCCGCTGTTTGGGCAATGGCCTCGATTTATCCCACTATCGCTTTGTGGCAGAACCGGACACTTACCTAGGCTGGGTCGGACGCATTGCTCCCGAGAAGGGTATTGAAGATGCGATCGCTGCTGCGGATCAGAGCCATCTCTCCCTGAAGGTCTGGGGAGCCATGCCCGATCCTGACTATTGGCAGCAGGTCTGTCGCACCTATCCCAATGCTGATGTTAGTTACCAGGGATTTTTATCTACAGCCGAGTTACAGGCCCAACTGGGGCAATGTCGAGGTCTATTGGTGACGCCGCGCTGGGTGGAAGCCTTTGGCAATGTGGTGATCGAAGCGCTGGCCTGTGGCGTGCCGGTGATTGCCTATCGGCGGGGTGGCCCAGCAGAAATTGTTAGCCATGGGCAAACGGGATGGGTAGTGGAACCAGATTCCGTAGAGGCTTTAGTGGAAGCGATCGCCCGTCTGCCGGAGTTGGATCGCCACCGCTGCCGTCAGGCTGCTGAAGAGCATTATTCCCTCGCGGCCCTAGGCGCACGGGTGGAAGACTGGCTGCAAACTATTCTTGAAGGATAA